A single genomic interval of Numenius arquata chromosome 14, bNumArq3.hap1.1, whole genome shotgun sequence harbors:
- the ANKS3 gene encoding ankyrin repeat and SAM domain-containing protein 3 isoform X2, translating to MSELSDEASESELLSRSLSMWHGVGQMICREELDVPLDLHTASSVGQYEVVQECIQRGDLDLNKRNCGGWTPLMYASYIGHDTIVHLLLEAGVNVNIPTPEGQTPLMLASSCGNESVAYFLLQQGAELEMKDIHGWTALFHCTSAGHQQMVKFLLDNGANANCKEPVYGYTPLMEAAASGHEIIVQYLLNHGVKADVRDNTGATARTLAMKYGHTKIVGLIDLHAAPVPKVFCRGPGKYEELSSSDESCSAPQRQRPVRRTKGPSIHDGPQALAKITAVGIGGKKQSRYEQVPPQGYVTFNDDGSCEADNIRNRDVTSPINEQDVESSSSREDNVFFTNNLTTVRSSSSSSECLTKALGVSSEGSLESNEDSDHANSPPSRKQAKSFKIKNRYSNSDSQWTHCPGKAGGSGQHLILPEPPAYTGPQDLATFLEQIGCLKYLQVFEEQDVDLRIFLTLTESDLKEIGITLFGPKRKMTSAIARWHSNARPPSDALELAYADRLEAEMQELAIQLHKRCEEVEVMKGQVCQEQKLRAVAESCLMERDETWNAIQCQLREAQAITKNAGVLLDQIKCCQAELSSRLMPEPMVGRALDTKAQLGTRESRRPGERPVLEGWPPSLKSLSLPELSAVLEERVGEMGKALQTVTQNLQKLQAPGQSGQSWLEP from the exons ATGTCGGAGCTGAGCGACGAAGCCAGCGAGTCAGAGCTGCTGAGCCGCAGCCTTTCCATGTGGCACGGAGTGGGGCAGATGATCTGCCGGGAAGAGCTGGATGTTCCCCTGGACTTGCATACGGCCTCCTCCGTCGGGCAGTATGAAGTGGTGCAGGAGTGTATTCAGCG TGGAGATCTGGATTTAAATAAGAGGAATTGTGGTGGCTGGACTCCACTGATGTACGCCTCCTACATTGGCCACGACACCATCGTCCACCTGCTGCTGGAAGCGGGAGTGAATGTGAACATCCCAACCCCAGAAGGGCAGACGCCACTCATGCTGGCCTCCAGCTGTGGAAATGAAAGTGTTGCTTACTTTCTCCTACAG CAaggtgcagagctggagatgAAGGACATTCATGGTTGGACTGCCTTATTTCACTGCACCAGCGCTGGACATCAGCAGATGGTCAAGTTCCTACTGGACAATGGGGCAAATGCCAACTGCAA GGAGCCTGTGTATGGATATACACCTCTGATGGAAGCAGCTGCTTCTGGCCATGAGATAATTGTTCAGTACCTTCTCAATCAT gGAGTGAAGGCAGATGTCAGAGATAACACTGGAGCCACAGCACGGACACTGGCCATGAAGTATGGACATACGAAGATCGTGGGGCTGATAGATTTGCATGCAGCCCCAGTGCCCAAGGTCTTCTGCAGGGGTCCAG gaaaataCGAAGAGCTGAGTTCCTCAGATGAATCGTGTTCTGCTCCCCAGAGACAGAGACCAGTTCGTAGGACCAAGGGTCCCAGCATCCATGATGGACCCCAGGCTTTGGCTAAGATAACAGCGGTTGGCATCGGGGGAAAGAAGCAGTCTCGCTATG AGCAGGTCCCTCCTCAGGGCTACGTTACCTTCAATGATGATGGCAGCTGTGAAGCAGACAATATCCGGAACCGGGACGTTACCTCTCCAATTAACGAGCAGGAtgtggagagcagcagcagcaggg AGGATAACGTTTTCTTCACCAACAACTTAACAACcgtcaggagcagcagcagcagcagtgaatgCCTCACCAAAGCCTTGGGGGTCAGCAGCGAAGGCTCCTTGGAAAGCAACGAG gatTCTGACCATGCAAACAGTCCCCCTTCTCGCAAACAAGCCAAGAGCTTTAAGATCAAGAATCGCTACAGCAACAGTGACAGCCAGTGGACCCACTGCCCGGGGAAAGCTGGGGGCTCTGGTCAGCACCTGATCCTTCCTGAGCCTCCTGCCTATACGGGGCCTCAG GACCTGGCAACGTTCCTTGAGCAGATTGGGTGCCTGAAGTACCTGCAAGTGTTTGAGGAGCAAGATGTCGACCTCCGGATCTTCCTCACCCTCACAGAGAGTGATCTGAAGGAAATAGGCATCAC TCTGTTTGGACCCAAGAGGAAGATGACGTCTGCCATTGCCCGGTGGCACAGCAACGCTCGGCCACCCAGCGATGCCCTGGAGCTGGCCTACGCAGACCGGCTGGAGGCCGAGATGCAGGAGCTGGCCATTCAGCTGCACAAG AGGTGTGAAGAGGTGGAAGTGATGAAGGGCCAGGTGTGCCAGGAGCAGAAGCTACGTGCTGTGGCTGAGAGCTGTTTGATGGAGCGGGATGAGACCTGGAATGCCATCCAGTGCCAGCTCAGAGAGGCGCAGGCCATCACTAAGAATGCTGGAGTCCTACTGGATCAGATCAA ATGCTGTCAAGCAGAGCTGTCCTCCCGGCTAATGCCAGAGCCGATGGTCGGCAGAGCGCTGGACACGAAGGCGCAGCTGGGAACCAGAGAGAGCAGGCGGCCCGGTGAGCGTCCGG
- the ANKS3 gene encoding ankyrin repeat and SAM domain-containing protein 3 isoform X1 has translation MSELSDEASESELLSRSLSMWHGVGQMICREELDVPLDLHTASSVGQYEVVQECIQRGDLDLNKRNCGGWTPLMYASYIGHDTIVHLLLEAGVNVNIPTPEGQTPLMLASSCGNESVAYFLLQQGAELEMKDIHGWTALFHCTSAGHQQMVKFLLDNGANANCKEPVYGYTPLMEAAASGHEIIVQYLLNHGVKADVRDNTGATARTLAMKYGHTKIVGLIDLHAAPVPKVFCRGPGKYEELSSSDESCSAPQRQRPVRRTKGPSIHDGPQALAKITAVGIGGKKQSRYEQVPPQGYVTFNDDGSCEADNIRNRDVTSPINEQDVESSSSREDNVFFTNNLTTVRSSSSSSECLTKALGVSSEGSLESNEDSDHANSPPSRKQAKSFKIKNRYSNSDSQWTHCPGKAGGSGQHLILPEPPAYTGPQDLATFLEQIGCLKYLQVFEEQDVDLRIFLTLTESDLKEIGITLFGPKRKMTSAIARWHSNARPPSDALELAYADRLEAEMQELAIQLHKRCEEVEVMKGQVCQEQKLRAVAESCLMERDETWNAIQCQLREAQAITKNAGVLLDQIKCCQAELSSRLMPEPMVGRALDTKAQLGTRESRRPGWPPSLKSLSLPELSAVLEERVGEMGKALQTVTQNLQKLQAPGQSGQSWLEP, from the exons ATGTCGGAGCTGAGCGACGAAGCCAGCGAGTCAGAGCTGCTGAGCCGCAGCCTTTCCATGTGGCACGGAGTGGGGCAGATGATCTGCCGGGAAGAGCTGGATGTTCCCCTGGACTTGCATACGGCCTCCTCCGTCGGGCAGTATGAAGTGGTGCAGGAGTGTATTCAGCG TGGAGATCTGGATTTAAATAAGAGGAATTGTGGTGGCTGGACTCCACTGATGTACGCCTCCTACATTGGCCACGACACCATCGTCCACCTGCTGCTGGAAGCGGGAGTGAATGTGAACATCCCAACCCCAGAAGGGCAGACGCCACTCATGCTGGCCTCCAGCTGTGGAAATGAAAGTGTTGCTTACTTTCTCCTACAG CAaggtgcagagctggagatgAAGGACATTCATGGTTGGACTGCCTTATTTCACTGCACCAGCGCTGGACATCAGCAGATGGTCAAGTTCCTACTGGACAATGGGGCAAATGCCAACTGCAA GGAGCCTGTGTATGGATATACACCTCTGATGGAAGCAGCTGCTTCTGGCCATGAGATAATTGTTCAGTACCTTCTCAATCAT gGAGTGAAGGCAGATGTCAGAGATAACACTGGAGCCACAGCACGGACACTGGCCATGAAGTATGGACATACGAAGATCGTGGGGCTGATAGATTTGCATGCAGCCCCAGTGCCCAAGGTCTTCTGCAGGGGTCCAG gaaaataCGAAGAGCTGAGTTCCTCAGATGAATCGTGTTCTGCTCCCCAGAGACAGAGACCAGTTCGTAGGACCAAGGGTCCCAGCATCCATGATGGACCCCAGGCTTTGGCTAAGATAACAGCGGTTGGCATCGGGGGAAAGAAGCAGTCTCGCTATG AGCAGGTCCCTCCTCAGGGCTACGTTACCTTCAATGATGATGGCAGCTGTGAAGCAGACAATATCCGGAACCGGGACGTTACCTCTCCAATTAACGAGCAGGAtgtggagagcagcagcagcaggg AGGATAACGTTTTCTTCACCAACAACTTAACAACcgtcaggagcagcagcagcagcagtgaatgCCTCACCAAAGCCTTGGGGGTCAGCAGCGAAGGCTCCTTGGAAAGCAACGAG gatTCTGACCATGCAAACAGTCCCCCTTCTCGCAAACAAGCCAAGAGCTTTAAGATCAAGAATCGCTACAGCAACAGTGACAGCCAGTGGACCCACTGCCCGGGGAAAGCTGGGGGCTCTGGTCAGCACCTGATCCTTCCTGAGCCTCCTGCCTATACGGGGCCTCAG GACCTGGCAACGTTCCTTGAGCAGATTGGGTGCCTGAAGTACCTGCAAGTGTTTGAGGAGCAAGATGTCGACCTCCGGATCTTCCTCACCCTCACAGAGAGTGATCTGAAGGAAATAGGCATCAC TCTGTTTGGACCCAAGAGGAAGATGACGTCTGCCATTGCCCGGTGGCACAGCAACGCTCGGCCACCCAGCGATGCCCTGGAGCTGGCCTACGCAGACCGGCTGGAGGCCGAGATGCAGGAGCTGGCCATTCAGCTGCACAAG AGGTGTGAAGAGGTGGAAGTGATGAAGGGCCAGGTGTGCCAGGAGCAGAAGCTACGTGCTGTGGCTGAGAGCTGTTTGATGGAGCGGGATGAGACCTGGAATGCCATCCAGTGCCAGCTCAGAGAGGCGCAGGCCATCACTAAGAATGCTGGAGTCCTACTGGATCAGATCAA ATGCTGTCAAGCAGAGCTGTCCTCCCGGCTAATGCCAGAGCCGATGGTCGGCAGAGCGCTGGACACGAAGGCGCAGCTGGGAACCAGAGAGAGCAGGCGGCCCG